Proteins from one Mycobacterium sp. SMC-2 genomic window:
- a CDS encoding DMT family transporter, translated as MGGVAARRVAALRVMLVVYPIEAILLGALAFAVGGPISRGAVFWGCLYGVGMAVGMWAFFAALGAGPISVVSPLAAVLNAAVPVAVGVALGERPGPGASVGVVLALVAVMLVSREATAEGVTPYRFTPKVAWLTLVAGSAMGLNLVFLHQAPHACKLWPLVFARLSATVVIFVMAAVSDNLRAPRGKPLTLAWAVALLDICANVTMLLALQTWLLSLASILISLYPAATVVLAMLVLRERLSRWQGFGMVMTMGSVAMIAAS; from the coding sequence GTGGGCGGTGTAGCCGCTCGACGGGTGGCCGCGCTGCGCGTGATGCTGGTGGTGTACCCGATCGAGGCGATCTTGCTGGGCGCGCTGGCCTTCGCCGTGGGCGGGCCGATTTCGCGCGGTGCCGTCTTCTGGGGCTGCCTCTACGGCGTCGGGATGGCCGTCGGCATGTGGGCGTTCTTCGCCGCGCTGGGTGCGGGGCCGATTTCGGTGGTCTCACCGCTGGCGGCCGTGCTGAACGCGGCCGTGCCGGTCGCGGTGGGAGTGGCACTCGGGGAGCGGCCGGGGCCGGGGGCCTCGGTGGGCGTCGTACTGGCTCTCGTCGCGGTCATGCTGGTGAGCCGAGAGGCCACCGCCGAGGGAGTCACGCCGTACCGATTTACGCCCAAGGTGGCCTGGCTCACGCTGGTGGCCGGCTCGGCGATGGGGCTGAACCTGGTGTTTCTCCATCAGGCGCCGCACGCGTGCAAACTGTGGCCGCTGGTGTTCGCCCGGCTCTCGGCCACCGTGGTGATCTTCGTGATGGCCGCCGTCAGCGACAACTTGCGCGCGCCGCGCGGGAAGCCACTGACGCTGGCGTGGGCCGTGGCGTTGCTGGACATCTGCGCCAACGTGACCATGCTGCTGGCACTGCAGACGTGGCTGCTTTCGCTGGCCAGCATCCTGATCTCGCTCTACCCGGCGGCAACCGTCGTGCTGGCGATGTTGGTGCTGCGCGAGCGGCTGAGCCGCTGGCAGGGGTTCGGCATGGTGATGACCATGGGCTCCGTGGCGATGATCGCCGCCAGCTGA
- the ftsE gene encoding cell division ATP-binding protein FtsE, translating into MITLDHVSKKYKASARPALEDVNVKIDKGEFVFLIGPSGSGKSTFMRLLLGEENPTTGDIRVSKFHVNKLRGRHIPKLRQVIGTVFQDFRLLQQKTVYENVAFALEVIGRRRDAINRVVPEVLETVGLSGKANRLPHELSGGEQQRVAIARAYVNRPLVLLADEPTGNLDPDTSKDIMDLLERINRTGTTVVMATHDHHIVDSMRQRVVELSQGRLVRDEQRGIYGMDR; encoded by the coding sequence ATGATCACCCTGGACCATGTCAGCAAAAAGTACAAAGCGTCGGCCCGTCCGGCGTTGGAGGACGTCAACGTCAAAATCGACAAGGGTGAATTCGTCTTCCTGATCGGCCCGTCGGGCTCGGGCAAGTCGACGTTCATGCGCCTGCTGCTCGGCGAGGAGAACCCGACCACCGGCGACATCCGGGTGTCGAAGTTCCACGTCAACAAGCTGCGCGGGCGTCACATACCGAAGCTGCGTCAGGTGATCGGAACCGTCTTCCAGGACTTTCGTCTGCTGCAGCAGAAGACCGTGTACGAAAACGTCGCCTTCGCGCTGGAGGTGATCGGCAGACGGAGGGACGCGATCAACCGGGTGGTGCCCGAGGTGCTGGAAACGGTCGGCCTGTCGGGCAAGGCGAACCGGCTGCCCCACGAGTTGTCCGGTGGCGAGCAGCAACGCGTGGCGATCGCCCGGGCCTACGTCAACCGGCCCCTGGTTCTGCTGGCCGACGAGCCGACTGGCAATCTCGACCCGGACACCAGTAAGGACATCATGGATTTGTTGGAGCGGATCAACCGCACGGGGACGACGGTGGTGATGGCGACGCACGACCATCACATCGTCGACTCGATGCGTCAGCGCGTCGTGGAGCTCTCGCAGGGGCGGTTGGTTCGGGACGAGCAGCGCGGCATCTATGGGATGGACCGCTAA
- the ftsX gene encoding permease-like cell division protein FtsX, with translation MRFGFLFNEVLTGLRRNVTMTAAMILTTAISIGLFGGGLLVVRLADNSREIYLDRVETQVFLTDDISANDATCASGPCKALRDKIDARQDVKSVRFVNRQDAYNDAMKKFPEFKDVAGKESFPASFIVKLNNPEQHAEFDAAMQGQPGVRSLLNEKDLIDRLFAVLDGLRDAAFAVALVQAVGAILLIANMVQVAAYTRRTEIGIMRSVGASRWYTQLPFLVEAMLAAAIGVVIAIVGLTLVRAWFLDNALSQFYQAHLIAKVDYADILYISPWLFLLGVAMAGLTAYATLRIYIRR, from the coding sequence GTGCGCTTTGGCTTCCTGTTCAACGAGGTCCTGACCGGCCTTCGTCGCAACGTGACGATGACCGCGGCCATGATCCTCACCACGGCCATCTCCATCGGCCTGTTCGGTGGCGGTCTGCTGGTGGTCCGGTTGGCCGACAACTCGCGGGAGATCTATCTCGACCGCGTCGAGACGCAGGTGTTCCTCACCGACGACATCTCCGCCAACGACGCGACGTGCGCGTCCGGGCCGTGTAAAGCGTTGCGGGACAAGATCGATGCACGACAGGACGTCAAATCGGTGCGCTTCGTCAACCGGCAGGACGCCTACAACGACGCGATGAAGAAGTTCCCCGAGTTCAAGGACGTGGCGGGCAAGGAGTCGTTTCCCGCGTCGTTCATCGTCAAGCTGAACAATCCCGAACAGCACGCGGAGTTCGACGCCGCGATGCAGGGCCAGCCCGGTGTGCGCAGCCTCCTCAACGAAAAGGATTTGATCGACCGGCTGTTCGCCGTTCTGGACGGTTTGCGGGACGCCGCGTTCGCCGTCGCCCTGGTGCAGGCCGTCGGGGCGATCTTGCTGATTGCCAACATGGTCCAAGTCGCGGCGTATACACGTCGCACCGAAATCGGGATCATGCGGTCGGTCGGCGCCAGCCGCTGGTACACCCAGCTGCCCTTCTTGGTGGAGGCGATGCTGGCCGCGGCCATCGGTGTGGTTATCGCGATCGTCGGGCTGACCCTGGTGCGGGCCTGGTTCCTGGACAACGCGCTGAGCCAGTTCTACCAAGCTCATTTGATCGCGAAGGTCGACTATGCCGACATCCTCTACATCTCGCCGTGGTTGTTCCTGCTCGGTGTGGCGATGGCCGGCCTGACCGCCTACGCCACGTTGCGCATCTACATACGGCGGTAG
- a CDS encoding maleylpyruvate isomerase family mycothiol-dependent enzyme, which yields MADRPVTKLDKSQVLAGLFAVWDDISALLDGLPEADWEAASPLPGWDVKALVAHMIGTESFLAGIPAPQPDVDVSALEHVRNDIGVMNECWVRHLRAETGADLLKRFRVGTDDRRKALTGMSAEEWDAVALTPVGPESYGRFMRVRVFDCWMHEQDIREALRRPSSDDQLVSPASELSLDEITGSMGFVVGKRAKAPEGSRVLFELTGPLSRSIRVSVDGRAQVVDDFGGLEPTATIRLDGLQFTRLAGGRPLCPARSQDIELGGDKEVGAQVVEHLNFVI from the coding sequence ATGGCCGATCGCCCCGTCACCAAGCTGGACAAGTCCCAGGTCCTCGCCGGTCTGTTCGCGGTGTGGGACGACATCAGCGCGCTGCTCGACGGGTTGCCGGAAGCGGACTGGGAGGCGGCCAGTCCGCTGCCGGGCTGGGACGTCAAGGCGCTGGTGGCGCACATGATCGGTACCGAGTCTTTCCTCGCCGGCATCCCGGCGCCCCAGCCCGACGTCGACGTCTCGGCGCTCGAGCACGTCCGGAACGACATCGGCGTGATGAACGAGTGCTGGGTGCGTCATCTGCGCGCGGAAACCGGCGCCGACCTGCTCAAACGGTTCAGGGTCGGCACCGATGACCGGCGCAAGGCGCTGACCGGCATGTCCGCCGAGGAGTGGGACGCGGTGGCGCTGACGCCGGTGGGCCCGGAGAGCTACGGGCGTTTCATGCGGGTCCGGGTGTTCGACTGCTGGATGCATGAGCAGGACATCCGCGAGGCGCTGCGACGGCCGTCGTCCGATGATCAGCTTGTCTCGCCGGCGTCCGAACTGTCCCTCGACGAGATAACCGGTTCGATGGGTTTCGTGGTGGGCAAGCGGGCCAAAGCGCCCGAGGGATCGCGGGTCTTGTTCGAGCTGACCGGCCCGCTTTCCCGCAGCATCCGCGTCAGCGTCGACGGCCGGGCCCAAGTGGTGGACGACTTCGGCGGCCTGGAGCCCACGGCAACGATCCGGCTGGACGGCTTGCAGTTCACCAGGCTCGCAGGTGGACGGCCGTTGTGCCCCGCACGGTCGCAGGACATCGAACTCGGCGGGGATAAGGAAGTGGGCGCCCAGGTCGTCGAGCATCTGAACTTCGTGATCTGA
- the smpB gene encoding SsrA-binding protein SmpB yields the protein MAKDPGRAKGAGGKRGGKQIVATNRKARHNYSILEEFEAGVALQGTEVKSLREGHASLADAFATVDDGEVWLRNLYIPEYQHGSWTNHEPRRNRKLLLHRAQIDRLVGKIRDGNLALVPMSLYFSEGKVKVELALARGKRAHDKRQDMARRDAQREVVRELGRRAKGMN from the coding sequence ATGGCAAAGGATCCCGGCCGGGCCAAGGGGGCGGGCGGCAAGCGCGGCGGCAAACAGATTGTGGCCACCAATCGCAAAGCACGGCACAACTATTCGATCCTCGAGGAATTCGAGGCCGGGGTGGCTTTGCAGGGCACCGAGGTGAAAAGCCTGCGCGAGGGGCATGCTTCCCTGGCCGACGCTTTCGCAACCGTGGACGACGGCGAAGTGTGGTTGCGCAACTTGTACATTCCCGAGTACCAGCACGGTAGCTGGACCAACCATGAGCCTCGTCGCAATCGAAAGTTGTTGTTACATAGGGCACAAATCGACCGCCTGGTCGGCAAGATACGAGATGGTAACCTCGCGCTGGTGCCGATGTCTCTGTATTTCTCCGAAGGAAAGGTGAAGGTCGAGCTCGCGTTGGCGCGCGGCAAGCGAGCGCACGACAAACGCCAGGACATGGCCCGCCGCGATGCCCAGCGCGAAGTGGTCCGTGAGTTGGGTCGCCGAGCCAAGGGCATGAACTGA